The proteins below are encoded in one region of Sphingobium yanoikuyae:
- a CDS encoding hydroxypyruvate isomerase family protein, with protein MKLSRRNLIAAGVAAAASPAIAAAAGRGSSNAARFSLGYAPHEGSFASRGGLLEQIAYAADQGFRAWEDNEARKRPVEQQEAMAKALAQRGMTMGVFVASMPKWAEFRPLLGSNDDAEREAFLADIRTSVEVAKRLNAKHATVVTGFMDRKVPQDIQTGRIIDCMRRAGDIVAPHGLTLVMEPLNTRTNHPGVYMQSIAQGYAVARGANSPGVKILADLYHEQIQSGNLIPTLEVCWAEVGYIQFGDNPGRKEPGTGEINYANIVRWLRGRNYGGVIGMEHGNSLAGREGEDRLVAAYRAIDQI; from the coding sequence ATGAAGCTGTCGCGCAGAAACCTGATCGCCGCCGGCGTCGCCGCAGCCGCCAGCCCCGCCATCGCCGCTGCGGCCGGCAGGGGATCCTCCAATGCCGCCCGCTTCTCGCTCGGCTATGCCCCGCATGAAGGCAGCTTCGCCAGCCGGGGCGGATTGCTGGAGCAGATCGCCTATGCCGCCGACCAGGGCTTTCGCGCCTGGGAGGATAATGAAGCGCGCAAGCGTCCGGTCGAACAGCAGGAAGCCATGGCCAAGGCGCTGGCGCAGCGCGGCATGACCATGGGCGTGTTCGTCGCCAGCATGCCCAAATGGGCGGAGTTCCGCCCGCTGCTCGGCAGCAATGACGATGCCGAGCGCGAAGCCTTCCTGGCCGACATCCGCACATCGGTGGAGGTCGCCAAGCGGCTGAACGCGAAACATGCGACCGTCGTCACCGGCTTCATGGACCGCAAGGTGCCGCAGGATATCCAGACCGGCCGGATCATCGATTGCATGCGCCGCGCCGGCGACATCGTCGCGCCGCACGGCCTGACGCTGGTGATGGAGCCGCTCAATACGCGGACCAACCATCCCGGCGTCTATATGCAGTCGATCGCCCAGGGCTATGCGGTGGCGCGCGGCGCCAACAGTCCGGGCGTCAAGATATTGGCGGACCTCTATCATGAGCAGATCCAGTCCGGGAACCTGATCCCGACGCTGGAGGTCTGCTGGGCGGAGGTCGGCTATATCCAGTTCGGCGACAATCCCGGCCGCAAGGAACCGGGCACCGGCGAGATCAACTACGCCAATATCGTCCGCTGGCTGCGGGGCCGCAATTATGGCGGCGTGATCGGCATGGAACATGGCAATTCGCTGGCCGGACGCGAGGGCGAGGATCGGCTGGTCGCCGCTTATCGCGCCATCGACCAAATATAA